The stretch of DNA CGGCGGCGCTGGAGGCACTCAAACGCTATTCCTGGCCCGGAAACATTCCCGAGCTGATATCCCTGGTCGAACGTCTCGAGACACTGTATCCCGGTGAGGAAGTCGATGTTCCGCTGCTTCCCGTGAAATTTCAGAAGCGATCCCGCCGTGAGGCTGCAAAGTTGTCGCAACTCCCGGACATGCAGTTGCCTCCGGAGCAGTGGGTTGACCACTTGGCGCTTCCGATGCAGGGGATCGACCTGAAGCGTCATCTCGCTTCTGTTGAGCTGCGATTGATTACCCAGGCCCTGGAAGAAACCGGCGGCACCGTGTCCGAGGCCGCCCGCCTGCTCAAGCTGCGTCGGACCACGCTGGTTGAAAAGCTTCGCCGTTATGGAGATCAGGCCGCCGGATTGAGGAGAGAACGTACTCAGGCTGTGTGACCTGAGTGATCGTGAATACATCCGGTTTGGCAAGGGACGTGAGCACCATGTATGGACAGATGGCGGGGCGGGCCCCTTCGATAATCTCGCAAAGCCTTTGCGAGGTATCCGGGGTTTATGCCGCTCCGGCGTCGGGTACACAGCACCAGCAGGATTCCGATGCCGTCAAATGTGCAGTGTCGGCGTTTCCTTCCTCGTACGTCGTTGATAACTCGAAACCGATTCCGACTCCGCAGACCGCGCAAAGCGAAGGCGGGGCGTTGAATGGCGTTGTGCTGTGTTATGCGCCATTGGTTCTGCGGATTGCCAGACAGGTAAAGGAAAAACTGCCTGCCTGTGTGCAGTTCGATGATCTGATTCAGGCCGGAATGTTGGGCTTGATCGAAGCGGTCCGCCTGCATGACCCCGGCCAGGGGGCGCGTTTCGATACCTATGCAGCGATCCGTATTCGTGGCGCCATACTGGATGATTTGCGCCAGGGAGACTGGACGCCGCGCTCCGTACACCGTCAGGCGCGTGTGATCGCACAAGCGACCCAGTCCGTGGAGGGCCGCAAGGGACGACGGGCATCCGACACGGAGATCGCCGATTCGCTGGGCGTGCCGCTCGAAGCGTATCACCGACATTTGCGGGATATCCTGTCGGTACGCCTGTTCAGTCTGGACTGGAATCCACATGACGATGCGTTTGAAGCGTTCGACCGGCCTGATCTGCTCGAGCGCCAACCGCCTTCCGTCCATCAAAAGGCCTCGTTCGAGGCCGCCCTGGCGGGCGCCCTGGACAGCCTTTCGTCTCGTGAACAACTACTGATGCACTGGTATTACGATCGCGAATATACGTTGCGGCAGATCGGCGAGCACCTGGGGGTGAGCGAGTCACGGGTGTGCCAGATTCACGCGCAGATCCTGAGCCGCCTGCGGGCATGTCTTACTGACTGGCTGGCCGACTGAAGGCGCGGACCTGCCTGTATTCGATACCCTTCGGGTCGACACGATCGCCGCTCGGCTGACACCGCCAGGTACGGGCTATACACTCCACGCCCCAACCGCGATAGTGTGGCGCCGTGACACGTTCCAATCGACAAATCCCGATTTTGCATATGGTCATCCCGGGCTTGTGGAAGCGGTTGCCCGAGTGGACGCGGGATTACGAGAATTTCCCGGCACTTCCCGTACTCGCACGCACGATCTGGCTGGCAAAACACCGTGAACCGCTGGCAGGCAGCCTGGAAGAAGCGGCGGCAGGCCTGTTCGGCCTGGAATCGCTCCCGGCGGGTGCCTTGTTGAGCAAACACTACGGGCTCGAACCGGGCGAGAGACAGGCCTTGTGCGCCGATCCCGTTCATCTGCAGGCGGATATCGACCGCCTTTATCTGCACCCGGGGGACACCCTGGGAATCCGCCAGGACGAGGCCGATCGACTGGTCGCCGAGTTCAATGCCCATTTCCAGGATGAAAAGCTGGTGCTGCAGGCTCCTGCACCTTCCCGGTGGATTCTCTGTCTGCCGAATGAAGAGCAGCTGGATACGCTGCCACCATCGAGGCTGTGGGGGGAGGACGTGCGCCCACAGATGCCGCACGGTCCGCGCGCCCGCTACTGGGGGGGAATCCTGACCGAAATACAGATGCTGTTTCATCAGTCGGAGGTGAACTCGGCGCGGCGTATGCGAGGCGCGCCCGAGATCAACAGCCTGTGGCTATGGGGTTGCGGGCGACTGCCGGAACGCATCGATCCGGGCGTGTCCGAGGTGTTCAGCGACGACGTGCTGGTCAAGGCGTTGGCGGAACAGGCCGGCATCCGCGGTCTGGACGAACCGGAAACGCTGGACGATCTGCTGGATCAGTCGGAGACAGGAGCGACGCCGTTGGTCACGCTGCCGTTGCTGGCGCCGGCCGCCGCGGAGGACGATTTGCATGCCTGGCAGGCAGGCGCCGAGATCCTGGAACGCGATTGGCTGGCGCCGTTGCTGGACGCCCTGAAGACCAAGCGTTTCGCTGCCGCCGTGTTGCATACCCTGGACGGTCCCGACCTGGAACTCAGCCGTCAGCCATTCTGGCGCGGATGGGGGAGCCCGCCGCCGTGGGCACGCCTGGTCGGAGGCGAGGCATGAGTCTACGCGCCAAACGCAGCATTCTGCGCCGCCCGGCAGTGAAACCGGCCGTACAGTCGCCGGATCTGCTGCCGGTGGTGGCGCGGCTTTATGCGAGTCGGGGCGCCGGCCCGGACGAGTTCGATTACAGTCTGGGGCGGCTCGCCCACAGCGAGCGGCTGGGCGGGCTGGACCAGGCCGCGGCCTTGCTGGAGACGCAGGTCCGCCAGGGCGGGCGCATCCTGATCGTGGGGGATTTCGACGCCGACGGTGCCACCAGCACGGCGCTGGCGGTGCGGGCGCTGCGCGCCATGGGCGCGGCCGACGTCGATTACCTGGTGCCGAACCGTTTCGAATACGGCTACGGTCTGACGCCGGAAATCGTCGAGGTGGCCGCCGAGCGCCGGCCCGACCTGATCGTGACGGTCGACAACGGCATCTCGAGCGAGCAGGGCGTGGAAACGGCCCGCCAGCGCGGCATTTCCGTCCTGGTGACCGACCACCATCTGCCGGGCGCCCGCCTGCCGGCGGCCGACGCCATCGTGAACCCCAACCTGCCCGGTGACGAATTTCCCAGCAAGCATCTGGCGGGCGTGGGGGTGATCTTTTACGTCCTGTCCTCCCTGCGCAGCCGGCTGCAGGCGGGCGGCTGGTTCGAATCACGCGGTATCCAATGTCCGAACCTGGCGACCTATCTCGATCTGGTGGCGCTCGGCACCGTGGCGGACGTGGTGCCGCTGGACTACAACAACCGCATCCTGGTCGAGCAGGGGCTGCGCCGCATCCGGGCGGGTGCCTGCGTGCCCGGGATTCGCGCCTTGCTCGAGGTGGCGGGCAGGCGGCCGGAACGCGTCACGGCCGGCGACCTGGGTTTTGCGGTCGGTCCTCGTCTGAATGCGGCGGGTCGACTGGAAGACATGTCATTGGGCATCGAATGCCTGCTGACGGAGGATGCCGGCGAGGCGCGCCGGCTGGCCGAACGCCTCGATGTACTCAACCGCGAGCGGCGCGAGATCGAGGCGACGATGCAGGCGCAGGCGCTCGAGAGCCTCGAGGGGCTGATGGCCTCGCTGGATACCGAGCACCCACCCGCTGCGCTGACGCTGTACGACTCGGACTGGCATCAGGGGGTGATCGGTATTCTGGCCGCGCGCATTAAGGAGCGCGTCCACCGGCCGGTCATCGCCTTCGCCGAGGCCGGACCGGGCATGCTCAAGGGTTCGGCCCGTTCCATTCCCGGCCTGCATATTCGGGACGCCCTCGACGAGGTGGCGGCCAGACACCCCGGCCTGATCGACAAGTTCGGTGGCCATGCCATGGCGGCCGGATTGAGCCTCCCGGCCGATCGGCTGGCGGCGTTTCGTGCCGCCTTCGAGGAGACGGTAACGGGGCTGGTCGATCCCGATGATCTGGAAGGGCGCATCGAAAGCGACGGCGAACTGGCGTCAGGGGATTTCACCCTGGAGCTGGGCGAGGCCCTGCGCGCCTCGGGCCCCTGGGGGCAGGGGTTCCCGGAACCGCTGTTCGACGGCGAGTTCGAGATCGTGCAGCGCCGGGTGGTGGGCGAACGCCATCTCAAGCTGGTGCTGCGCGCCCTGGCGGGCGGGCCGACGGTCGATGCTATCGCTTTCGGTTTCCATCCCGAGGACTGGCCGGAGGATCGCGCCACCGTCCATGTCGCCTACCGCCTGGACGTGAACGAGTATCAAGGCGTGCGGCGCCTGCAACTGATCGTGGAGCACGTACAATAACCGCCGTCGGTTGTTGTATCATTGCCGCTTTTTCGCGGTCAAAAGCATGGAACTCAATCCCGTTTACACCGAAATCGATGACCTTCAAGGGCGCGTTCAAGCCCTGAGGGGGTATCTTTGACTTCGACGCCAAGGTCGAAGCACTGGAAGAAATCACCCGCGAACTCGAAGATCCGGACGTCTGGAACGACCCCGAGCGGGCCCAGGAACTGGGCCGCAACCGCGCGCGGCTCGAAGAGGTCGTCACCGGCCTGGAGACCCTGACCGCCGGTCTGCAGGACGCCCGCGAATTGCTGGAAATGGCGGAGGCGGAAGAGGATGCGGACACCATCGCCTCGGTCGAATCCGACGTGGCGGACTTTGCGCGCCGCGTCGAGTCGCTGGAGTTCCGGCGTATGTTCTCCG from Gammaproteobacteria bacterium encodes:
- a CDS encoding RNA polymerase sigma factor FliA → MNTSGLARDVSTMYGQMAGRAPSIISQSLCEVSGVYAAPASGTQHQQDSDAVKCAVSAFPSSYVVDNSKPIPTPQTAQSEGGALNGVVLCYAPLVLRIARQVKEKLPACVQFDDLIQAGMLGLIEAVRLHDPGQGARFDTYAAIRIRGAILDDLRQGDWTPRSVHRQARVIAQATQSVEGRKGRRASDTEIADSLGVPLEAYHRHLRDILSVRLFSLDWNPHDDAFEAFDRPDLLERQPPSVHQKASFEAALAGALDSLSSREQLLMHWYYDREYTLRQIGEHLGVSESRVCQIHAQILSRLRACLTDWLAD
- the recJ gene encoding single-stranded-DNA-specific exonuclease RecJ, with translation MSLRAKRSILRRPAVKPAVQSPDLLPVVARLYASRGAGPDEFDYSLGRLAHSERLGGLDQAAALLETQVRQGGRILIVGDFDADGATSTALAVRALRAMGAADVDYLVPNRFEYGYGLTPEIVEVAAERRPDLIVTVDNGISSEQGVETARQRGISVLVTDHHLPGARLPAADAIVNPNLPGDEFPSKHLAGVGVIFYVLSSLRSRLQAGGWFESRGIQCPNLATYLDLVALGTVADVVPLDYNNRILVEQGLRRIRAGACVPGIRALLEVAGRRPERVTAGDLGFAVGPRLNAAGRLEDMSLGIECLLTEDAGEARRLAERLDVLNRERREIEATMQAQALESLEGLMASLDTEHPPAALTLYDSDWHQGVIGILAARIKERVHRPVIAFAEAGPGMLKGSARSIPGLHIRDALDEVAARHPGLIDKFGGHAMAAGLSLPADRLAAFRAAFEETVTGLVDPDDLEGRIESDGELASGDFTLELGEALRASGPWGQGFPEPLFDGEFEIVQRRVVGERHLKLVLRALAGGPTVDAIAFGFHPEDWPEDRATVHVAYRLDVNEYQGVRRLQLIVEHVQ